In Scophthalmus maximus strain ysfricsl-2021 chromosome 5, ASM2237912v1, whole genome shotgun sequence, a single window of DNA contains:
- the efcab14 gene encoding EF-hand calcium-binding domain-containing protein 14 isoform X2, whose product MKKRKELNALIGLGDSKRKKTKKGSGHRLLRTEPPDSESESSSDDDEFNNMNSEANFGKSYTRCCNVCYPLFLFIILAACVMACAGLIWMQIALKEDLDSLKEKLHNMESSQKVSSSEIPKLSEALKNKERKLDDIENGDKGLSKLWSNLTEMNRKISLLDSAVNHLKANLKSAADLISLPTTVEELQKSVATIGSTLTSVQHDVKTMQAALENQKKDDDTKKAADLTDLRHAVGEANKTEEQHHTWTAEQIKVLLSSVADLRQRVISLEDGSKQSLKGNDAATQQAITSDNPATEMVKEATTTKATPGDVQEMSTPLTEPRTSRRPRFLTPNRSRRNAEKPRCPKRVSLPGVGSLKDLEDIFQQAGVGHGSPGLIYKDLRKIFGTSTPNALTLDCFDNDRDRSYSLMELRAAVGV is encoded by the exons atgaagaagaggaaggagctgAACGCGTTGATCGGACTCGGGgacagcaaaagaaagaagaccaAAAAGGGGTCAGGTCACCGACTGCTCCGGACCGAGCCGCCGGACTCGGAGTCCGAGTCGAGCTCGGACGACGACGAGTTCAACAACATGAACAGCGAAGCCAACTTTGGAAA AAGCTACACGCGGTGCTGCAATGTGTGCTACCCCCTGTTCCTGTTCATCATACTTGCTGCTTGTGTCATGGCCTGCGCTGGACTCATATGGATGCAGATTGCCCTGAAAGAAGATCTAGATTCTTTGAAAGAAAAGCTGCACAACA TGGAATCCAGCCAGAAGGTGTCATCAAGTGAAATACCAAAACTAAGCGAGGCCCtgaaaaacaaggagagaaagCTTGACGACATTGAGAACGGGGACAAGGGGTTGAGCAAACTCTGGTCTAACCTTacagaaatgaacagaaag ATCAGTTTGCTGGACTCTGCCGTAAATCATTTGAAGGCCAACTTGAAATCAGCCGCTGACTTGATCAGCCTTCCCACAACAGTTGAAGAGCTTCAAAAG agtGTTGCTACAATTGGCAGCACACTAACCAGTGTCCAACACGATGTGAAGACTATGCAGGCTGCTCTCGAAAATCAGAAGAAAGACGATGACACGAAGAAGGCGGCG GACCTAACAGACCTGAGGCACGCTGTGGGTGAGGCTAACaagacagaggagcagcacCATACGTGGACTGCTGAGCAGATCAAAGTCCTCCTGTCTTCAGTGGCAGATCTTCGTCAGAGAGTGATCTCACTAGAGGACGGCTCAAAACAAAGT TTAAAGGGCAATGACGCAGCAACTCAACAAGCGATCACAAGTGATAATCCAGCAACTGAGATGGTGAAAGAAGCTACTACAACCAAAGCAACACCTGGCGATGTGCAGG AGATGTCCACACCACTGACAGAGCCGCGCACAAGCAGACGTCCACGCTTCCTTACTCCAAATCGCTCCAGGAGAAATGCAGAAAAGCCAAGATGCCCAAAGAGGGTGTCCCTGCCTGGTGTCGGTTCTCTGAAAG ACTTGGAGGACATCTTCCAGCAGGCAGGTGTTGGACATGGTTCACCCGGATTAATTTACAAGGACCTGAGGAAAATATTTGGAACATCTACTCCCAATGCTCTCACCTTGGACTGCTTTGACAATGACAGGGACCGGAGTTACTCCTTGATGGAGCTGAGAGCTGCTGTAGGTGTGTGA
- the efcab14 gene encoding EF-hand calcium-binding domain-containing protein 14 isoform X1, translated as MKKRKELNALIGLGDSKRKKTKKGSGHRLLRTEPPDSESESSSDDDEFNNMNSEANFGKRSYTRCCNVCYPLFLFIILAACVMACAGLIWMQIALKEDLDSLKEKLHNMESSQKVSSSEIPKLSEALKNKERKLDDIENGDKGLSKLWSNLTEMNRKISLLDSAVNHLKANLKSAADLISLPTTVEELQKSVATIGSTLTSVQHDVKTMQAALENQKKDDDTKKAADLTDLRHAVGEANKTEEQHHTWTAEQIKVLLSSVADLRQRVISLEDGSKQSLKGNDAATQQAITSDNPATEMVKEATTTKATPGDVQEMSTPLTEPRTSRRPRFLTPNRSRRNAEKPRCPKRVSLPGVGSLKDLEDIFQQAGVGHGSPGLIYKDLRKIFGTSTPNALTLDCFDNDRDRSYSLMELRAAVGV; from the exons atgaagaagaggaaggagctgAACGCGTTGATCGGACTCGGGgacagcaaaagaaagaagaccaAAAAGGGGTCAGGTCACCGACTGCTCCGGACCGAGCCGCCGGACTCGGAGTCCGAGTCGAGCTCGGACGACGACGAGTTCAACAACATGAACAGCGAAGCCAACTTTGGAAA AAGAAGCTACACGCGGTGCTGCAATGTGTGCTACCCCCTGTTCCTGTTCATCATACTTGCTGCTTGTGTCATGGCCTGCGCTGGACTCATATGGATGCAGATTGCCCTGAAAGAAGATCTAGATTCTTTGAAAGAAAAGCTGCACAACA TGGAATCCAGCCAGAAGGTGTCATCAAGTGAAATACCAAAACTAAGCGAGGCCCtgaaaaacaaggagagaaagCTTGACGACATTGAGAACGGGGACAAGGGGTTGAGCAAACTCTGGTCTAACCTTacagaaatgaacagaaag ATCAGTTTGCTGGACTCTGCCGTAAATCATTTGAAGGCCAACTTGAAATCAGCCGCTGACTTGATCAGCCTTCCCACAACAGTTGAAGAGCTTCAAAAG agtGTTGCTACAATTGGCAGCACACTAACCAGTGTCCAACACGATGTGAAGACTATGCAGGCTGCTCTCGAAAATCAGAAGAAAGACGATGACACGAAGAAGGCGGCG GACCTAACAGACCTGAGGCACGCTGTGGGTGAGGCTAACaagacagaggagcagcacCATACGTGGACTGCTGAGCAGATCAAAGTCCTCCTGTCTTCAGTGGCAGATCTTCGTCAGAGAGTGATCTCACTAGAGGACGGCTCAAAACAAAGT TTAAAGGGCAATGACGCAGCAACTCAACAAGCGATCACAAGTGATAATCCAGCAACTGAGATGGTGAAAGAAGCTACTACAACCAAAGCAACACCTGGCGATGTGCAGG AGATGTCCACACCACTGACAGAGCCGCGCACAAGCAGACGTCCACGCTTCCTTACTCCAAATCGCTCCAGGAGAAATGCAGAAAAGCCAAGATGCCCAAAGAGGGTGTCCCTGCCTGGTGTCGGTTCTCTGAAAG ACTTGGAGGACATCTTCCAGCAGGCAGGTGTTGGACATGGTTCACCCGGATTAATTTACAAGGACCTGAGGAAAATATTTGGAACATCTACTCCCAATGCTCTCACCTTGGACTGCTTTGACAATGACAGGGACCGGAGTTACTCCTTGATGGAGCTGAGAGCTGCTGTAGGTGTGTGA
- the znf830 gene encoding zinc finger protein 830, translating into MAASKKGKKVINQEELRRLMRAKQRQTTDKKRVESPFAKYNSLGHLSCVLCSVQVKSELLWPAHVLGKQHKEKVAELKGARSQPAAPQNQPVKRKAADGEDVTGKKSKPTTVAGQSASGLPGGFFEKPGEKAAGSVSKSAGLSLLAGVYDEDDDDDAADAMEASEAGTADPSPPKAEAAGLPADFFDSSIPPAPAVSHSGSILKADLPEKSAEKKENTAEALPEGFFDDPVRDCKVRNVEAPKDHMDKEWEEFQKEIRQVNTKSDAIVAEDDEEGRLERQIDEIDEQIACYKRVELLRDKRDVVKSKPLCTKEEQMETDGVTEEEENEEELLGLLSHDWRAKGALA; encoded by the coding sequence atggcCGCTTcgaagaaggggaagaaggtTATAAACCAAGAGGAACTGCGGCGCTTGATGAGAGCGAAGCAACGACAAACGACAGACAAGAAGCGCGTCGAGTCTCCCTTTGCCAAATACAACAGTCTCGGGCACCTCAGCTGCgtgctgtgcagtgtgcagGTGAAGTCCGAGCTCCTGTGGCCGGCTCACGTCCTCGGGAAACAGCACAAGGAGAAGGTTGCCGAGCTGAAGGGAGCGAGGAGTCAGCCGGCGGCTCCGCAGAACCAGCCGGTGAAGAGGAAAGCAGCGGATGGCGAAGACGTCACCGGGAAAAAGTCGAAACCGACGACGGTCGCGGGCCAGTCCGCGTCAGGGCTGCCAGGAGGTTTCTTCGAGAAACCCGGCGAAAAGGCTGCTGGTTCTGTCAGTAAGTCTGCAGGCTTGAGTCTCTTGGCTGGAGTctatgatgaggatgatgacgacgatgcAGCAGATGCTATGGAGGCGAGTGAGGCAGGGACCGCCGACCCCTCTCCTCCCAAGGCTGAGGCTGCAGGACTACCAGCTGACTTCTTTGACAGCTCCATCCCGCCCGCACCCGCCGTCTCCCACTCCGGGTCCATCCTGAAAGCAGACCTGCCGGAAAAAAGcgcagagaagaaggagaacacAGCCGAGGCGCTGCCGGAGGGCTTCTTCGACGACCCGGTGAGAGATTGCAAAGTGCGCAACGTCGAGGCGCCCAAAGATCACATGGACAAGGAGTGGGAAGAGTTCCAGAAGGAGATACGACAGGTGAACACAAAATCCGACGCCATCGTGgcggaggacgacgaggagggcCGACTGGAACGACAGATCGACGAGATCGACGAGCAGATTGCGTGCTACAAGAGGGTCGAGCTGCTGAGAGACAAGCGCGACGTGGTGAAGAGCAAGCCCCTGTGCACGAAGGAGGAACAAATGGAGACTGATGGCGtgactgaggaggaagagaatgaAGAGGAGCTGCTGGGGCTTTTGTCCCACGACTGGAGGGCCAAAGGGGCACTGGCATGA